Proteins from one Thermoanaerobacterales bacterium genomic window:
- a CDS encoding phosphate ABC transporter substrate-binding protein, whose amino-acid sequence MLKTKWFAVLAVAVLAVALVVSGCGQQDGSEKPQQQEQELSGNITAVGSTALQPLVEEAANAFMAENSGVKISVQGGGSGTGLSQVSSGGADIGNSDVFAEEKDGIDASQLKDHKVCVVGFALVTHPSNKVDNLTKQQIKDIFTGKIKNWKEVGGDDQKIVLVNRAKGSGTRATFKKYVMDGTEEAKGDAEQESSGTVRKIVSETPGAISYLALSYVDGSVKAMKIDGAEPSTDNIGTGKYPFWSYEHMYTKGEPTGAVKAFLDYMVSDEVQKTLVEKLGYIPITAMQVERQP is encoded by the coding sequence ATCCTTAAAACCAAGTGGTTTGCCGTACTGGCCGTGGCGGTGCTTGCCGTGGCCCTGGTAGTGAGCGGCTGCGGGCAGCAGGATGGCTCCGAGAAGCCCCAGCAGCAGGAACAGGAGCTTTCCGGCAACATTACGGCCGTCGGCTCCACGGCGCTGCAGCCGCTGGTCGAAGAGGCGGCGAACGCCTTTATGGCCGAGAACTCCGGCGTCAAGATCTCCGTCCAGGGCGGCGGCAGCGGCACCGGCCTGAGCCAGGTCTCCAGCGGCGGCGCGGACATCGGGAACTCCGACGTTTTCGCCGAAGAGAAGGACGGCATCGACGCCTCGCAGTTGAAGGACCATAAGGTGTGCGTTGTGGGCTTCGCCCTCGTCACCCACCCGAGCAACAAGGTGGACAACCTGACCAAGCAGCAGATCAAGGACATCTTTACCGGCAAGATCAAGAACTGGAAGGAAGTCGGCGGCGACGACCAGAAGATCGTCCTCGTCAACCGGGCCAAGGGTTCCGGTACCCGTGCGACCTTCAAGAAGTATGTCATGGATGGCACCGAAGAGGCCAAGGGTGACGCCGAGCAGGAGTCGTCCGGCACCGTGCGCAAGATCGTCTCCGAGACCCCGGGCGCGATCAGCTACCTGGCCCTCTCTTACGTTGACGGCAGCGTAAAGGCCATGAAGATCGACGGCGCTGAGCCCTCGACCGACAATATCGGCACCGGCAAGTACCCGTTCTGGTCCTACGAGCACATGTATACCAAGGGAGAGCCGACCGGCGCGGTCAAGGCCTTCCTGGACTACATGGTCAGCGACGAGGTGCAGAAGACCCTGGTGGAGAAGCTCGGCTATATTCCGATCACGGCTATGCAGGTCGAGCGTCAGCCCTAA
- a CDS encoding metallophosphoesterase family protein, with protein sequence MRIAVIADVHGNLYALQAVLADVRRHGVERVFCAGDLVGYGPQPGEAIALLKEERIPTVMGNYDDAIGHGRLICGCDYKDPADLRLAEKSIEFTLWATTDGDRAYLRSLPADLRLDYGGKSLVVVHGSPLRLNEYLHADTPAETLEMMLDRAGADVLVCGHTHVPYHRQVGARHVINAGSVGKPKHGNPNALYCVLDLAGPNVAATFVEVSYDVEKTARLIEQDPVLPAEFAAGLRQGW encoded by the coding sequence GTGAGGATCGCCGTCATTGCCGATGTCCACGGCAACCTGTACGCGTTGCAGGCTGTTTTGGCCGATGTAAGGCGGCACGGGGTGGAAAGGGTTTTCTGCGCGGGCGACCTGGTGGGTTACGGGCCACAGCCCGGTGAGGCTATTGCCCTGCTTAAAGAGGAACGGATTCCGACGGTTATGGGCAACTACGACGACGCCATAGGCCACGGGCGCCTCATTTGCGGGTGCGACTACAAGGACCCGGCCGACCTCAGGCTGGCGGAAAAGTCCATCGAGTTTACCCTGTGGGCTACGACGGACGGGGACAGGGCCTACCTCCGTTCCCTACCCGCCGATCTCCGGCTTGATTACGGAGGCAAGAGCCTCGTGGTGGTCCACGGGAGCCCCTTGCGCCTGAACGAGTACCTGCACGCCGACACCCCCGCCGAAACCCTTGAAATGATGCTTGACCGGGCCGGGGCGGACGTTCTTGTTTGCGGGCACACCCACGTTCCCTATCACCGACAGGTGGGCGCCAGGCATGTCATCAACGCCGGCAGCGTCGGCAAACCAAAGCACGGAAACCCGAACGCGCTCTACTGTGTCCTCGACCTGGCCGGGCCGAACGTCGCCGCCACATTTGTCGAAGTCTCCTACGACGTTGAAAAAACCGCGCGCCTGATCGAACAGGATCCCGTTCTGCCGGCGGAGTTCGCGGCCGGGCTGCGCCAGGGATGGTGA
- a CDS encoding CGGC domain-containing protein, which produces MARIIIISCKKIKDVTCVSCMKCFKAIRERQGEFARYRDEELDVVAMGDCGDCPGLVLPKVALISDLAKVYNRDFDVIHLGACMVKATSTARCPIDLNELAAKLGAKFGKEVVIGTHPW; this is translated from the coding sequence ATGGCCCGGATCATCATCATTTCCTGCAAGAAAATCAAGGACGTCACCTGCGTGTCCTGCATGAAATGCTTTAAGGCGATACGGGAGCGACAGGGCGAGTTCGCCCGCTACCGGGACGAGGAACTGGATGTTGTGGCCATGGGTGACTGCGGAGACTGCCCGGGTCTGGTTCTGCCCAAGGTGGCCCTCATCTCCGACCTGGCGAAGGTTTACAACCGGGACTTTGATGTTATCCACCTGGGGGCCTGCATGGTCAAAGCGACGTCGACGGCCAGGTGCCCCATCGACCTGAACGAGCTGGCCGCGAAGCTCGGGGCCAAGTTCGGGAAAGAGGTGGTCATCGGGACGCACCCCTGGTAA